The Sphingobacteriales bacterium genome includes a window with the following:
- a CDS encoding SAM-dependent DNA methyltransferase: MTENNTSSIISKVWSFATVLRDDGVGYGDYLEQITYLLFLKMADEFSRPPYNRKLPIPKEYNWESLTAKRGAELENHYTNLLRELSQSKGILGQIFIKSQNKIQDPAKLSKLIDMIDKEQWSTMGADVKGKIYEGLLEKNAEDTKSGAGQYFTPRALIRAMVECVRPEPMKTIADPACGTGGFFLAAYDFIANPANYSLTREEKEFLKLNTFFGNEIVQNTRRLALMNLFLHNIGDFDSDNFISPADALISDTGLRVDYVLTNPPFGKKSSMTFTNEEGEQDSEDLTYNRQDFWVTTSNKQLNFLQHIRTMLKSNGRAAVVLPDNVLFEGGAGETIRKKLLETTNLHTILRLPTGIFYKQGVKANVLFFDNKPAAKEPWTKEIWFYDFRTNIKFSLKKNPLRYEDLQDFIKCYNPSNIHQRKETYHPETNPEGRWRKFTYNEIIERDKTSLDITWIKDKSLTDLDNLPDPDVLASDIIENLRAGIESFEEIMGTINGK, encoded by the coding sequence ATGACAGAAAACAACACTTCCAGCATCATCAGCAAAGTATGGAGTTTTGCCACCGTATTGCGTGACGATGGTGTAGGCTATGGCGATTACCTCGAACAAATCACCTACCTGCTGTTCCTGAAAATGGCAGACGAGTTCAGCAGACCGCCTTACAACCGTAAACTACCCATTCCAAAAGAATACAACTGGGAAAGCCTTACGGCTAAACGTGGCGCGGAGTTAGAAAATCATTATACCAATTTGTTGAGAGAATTATCACAATCAAAAGGTATTCTGGGGCAAATCTTTATCAAGAGCCAAAATAAAATACAAGACCCTGCCAAACTCTCCAAACTCATTGATATGATTGACAAAGAGCAATGGAGTACCATGGGAGCCGATGTAAAAGGCAAGATTTACGAAGGCTTGCTGGAGAAAAACGCAGAAGACACCAAAAGCGGTGCCGGTCAGTATTTCACCCCCAGAGCCTTAATCCGTGCCATGGTGGAATGTGTTAGACCAGAACCCATGAAAACCATAGCCGACCCTGCTTGCGGAACGGGCGGTTTCTTTCTGGCCGCTTATGATTTTATTGCCAACCCGGCCAACTACTCACTCACCCGCGAAGAAAAGGAATTTCTCAAGCTCAACACTTTTTTCGGAAACGAAATTGTTCAGAATACCCGAAGGCTGGCGCTGATGAACCTATTCCTGCACAACATAGGCGATTTTGACAGCGACAATTTTATCTCTCCGGCCGATGCCCTCATTTCCGACACAGGTTTGCGGGTAGATTATGTACTGACCAATCCGCCTTTCGGCAAAAAAAGCAGCATGACCTTCACCAACGAAGAAGGAGAACAGGACAGCGAAGATCTCACCTACAACCGTCAGGACTTTTGGGTAACCACCAGCAACAAACAATTGAACTTTTTGCAGCACATCCGCACCATGCTCAAATCGAACGGACGAGCCGCTGTAGTTTTGCCCGACAACGTATTGTTTGAAGGCGGTGCAGGTGAAACCATCCGAAAGAAATTGCTGGAAACCACCAACCTGCATACCATACTCCGCTTACCGACAGGAATTTTTTACAAGCAAGGCGTAAAAGCCAACGTGTTGTTTTTCGACAATAAGCCTGCAGCCAAAGAACCCTGGACTAAAGAAATTTGGTTTTACGATTTCAGAACCAATATCAAATTTTCGCTCAAGAAGAATCCTTTGCGTTACGAAGATTTGCAGGATTTCATTAAATGCTATAATCCATCCAACATACACCAGCGCAAAGAAACCTACCATCCCGAAACCAATCCCGAAGGCCGTTGGCGCAAATTCACCTATAATGAAATTATTGAACGGGACAAAACCAGCCTCGACATTACCTGGATAAAAGACAAAAGCCTTACAGACCTTGACAATTTACCCGACCCGGATGTATTAGCCAGCGACATCATCGAAAACCTGAGAGCAGGCATAGAAAGTTTTGAAGAAATAATGGGAACAATAAACGGGAAATAG
- a CDS encoding four helix bundle protein has translation MKQNNVIQQKSFEFAIKMVNVYKHLTIEKKEFILAKQLLRSGTSIGANIEESIGGQSERDFLSKISIAYKEARESKYWLKLLKATGYLTEPVADTLLNDIEEICKIIGKIQTTIKNRN, from the coding sequence ATGAAACAAAATAATGTCATTCAGCAAAAATCGTTTGAGTTTGCCATCAAAATGGTGAATGTGTATAAACATTTAACCATAGAAAAAAAAGAATTTATACTGGCAAAGCAGCTACTACGGTCCGGAACTTCTATCGGTGCTAATATTGAAGAATCTATCGGAGGACAATCGGAAAGAGATTTTCTTTCAAAAATCAGCATTGCATATAAGGAAGCAAGGGAGAGTAAATACTGGTTAAAGTTGCTGAAAGCTACCGGATATCTGACCGAACCAGTTGCTGACACCCTTTTAAATGACATTGAAGAAATATGTAAAATAATCGGAAAAATACAAACCACCATCAAAAACCGCAATTGA